In one Bactrocera tryoni isolate S06 chromosome 5, CSIRO_BtryS06_freeze2, whole genome shotgun sequence genomic region, the following are encoded:
- the LOC120776743 gene encoding protein O-mannosyltransferase 1 isoform X4 has protein sequence MPRTTKKQANSNNVSSNTSNSNPTTALVLRTTSPTLYNASIACCRDVNCRLNALNEHFTALVQQKHHHQFIQRASVCSNASSSSGMSHTKSSRRSRSSTVTGLSRNETTATPTVPAIAAAALRDGSPDSGVGSDAAMAKVFRAVAETTTSDDSTLSSLGQYLTVHLQLDLCTWILFVLAAFTRFYKLSIPHHVVFDEIHYGKYISLYTRNIFFFDQHPPLGKQLIAAVAYTAGSYDGNYTFPHIGAEYNKNMPIFWLRFMPALCGSALAPIVYKLLIAARLSRWSALLGGILIILDNALLTQSRFILMESMLLLFEACGLYYMLRFQESNFGSSLWLIFGLASASCFSFATSVKYAGFLTYGLTTYLSCRFLWDKLYDATLSNLHIILQTIGRIVLFTIVPIMLYIGVFFVHLQLLYRAGPHDSIMTSAFQASLDGGLASITKGQPLKVAHGSQVTLRHTHGRTCWLHSHTHVYPVRYPDKRGSSHQQQVTCYSFKDVNNWWIIKRPHREDLVVGNELDVIRHGDIIQLVHGITSRGLNSHDVAAPMTPQCQEVSCYIDYEIKMPGELLWRVEILNRETEGNIWHAIKSEVRLIHHTTGAALRFSGRQLPEWGFNQHEVVADRNVEHKDAIWNVEEHRYTKTEDQRERERQLLKAEMIPTKKTKLTFLAKFFELQTKMLWGTKQLDTHMYSSSPLEWPLLDKGIAYWVDTKTGSQIHLLGNIIIWYTGTAGLFLYILLNIFYVLRRRRLHFDLPENEWHRFRQVGDIFLVAYFIHYLPYFTMDRALFLHNYLPAFLFKLLLLCYVLEHIDYLLRLYCYVNCKYNVKGTLQPQRIWLVRSYRLCILIWLVSVIWVFIKFLPLTYGMQKLSPQKVISLRWKDTWDFIIQVHKSTSNRI, from the exons ATgccaagaacaacaaaaaaacaagctAACAGTAATAATGTATCAAGTAACACATCAAACAGCAATCCCACCACCGCTTTGGTATTGCGCACAACTTCTCCCACTTTGTACAATGCCAGCATAGCCTGTTGCCGCGACGTCAACTGCCGTCTAAATGCGTTGAATGAGCATTTTACAGCGCTTGTTCAGCAAAAACACCACCATCAATTTATTCAACGTGCATCGGTTTGTTCAAATGCATCTTCGTCGTCAGGTATGTCCCATACCAAAAGTAGCAGACGGAGTAGAAGTTCTACCGTCACTGGTTTGAGCCGAAACGAAACAACTGCGACACCTACCGTACCAGCGATTGCAGCAGCAGCTCTGCGCGATGGCTCACCAGATTCAGGTGTAGGCAGTGATGCTGCAATGGCGAAAGTATTTCGTGCTGTCgccgaaacaacaacaagcgacgATTCTACTTTGTCTTCGCTAGGGCAATATCTTACCGTACACCTACAGCTGGATTTGTGTACGTGGATCTTGTTTGTTTTAGCAGCTTTCACACGTTTCTATAAGCTTTCTATACCCCACCATGTTGT ATTTGATGAAATACATTATGGAAAATATATCTCCCTTTACACGCGAAACATTTTCTTCTTCGACCAGCATCCGCCGCTAGGAAAACAACTCATAGCTGCGGTTGCATACACAGCCGGCAGTTACGATGGCAATTACACATTTCCACATATCGGAGCggaatataacaaaaatatgccAATTTTTTGGTTACGCTTTATGCCAGCGTTGTGTGGCAGCGCATTAGCGCCTATCGTCTACAAGCTTCTCATAGCCGCACGTCTTTCTCGATGGTCCGCTTTGTTAGGAGgaatacttattattttggaTAATGCATTGCTCACACAATCACGGTTTATTTTGATGGAGTCAatgcttttattatttgaagcttGTGGCCTGTATTACATGTTGCGTTTTCAAGAAAGTAATTTCGGTAGCTCTCTTTGGTTGATATTTGGATTAGCGTCCGCATCTTGTTTCTCTTTTGCAACCAGTGTAAAATATGCGGGCTTTTTGACTTATGGTCTTACAACCTACCTTTCTTGCCGATTTTTATGGGATAAACTTTACGATGCTACGCTTTCAA ATCTGCATATTATTTTACAAACCATTGGCCGTATCGTTTTATTCACAATTGTGCCAATTATGTTGTATATAGGCGTTTTCTTCGTTCATTTGCAACTATTATATCGTGCTGGGCCACATGATAGTATAATGACAAGTGCCTTTCAAGCTTCTCTTGATGGTGGATTAGCTTCGATAACAAAAGGTCAGCCACTCAAAGTGGCTCATGGTTCACAGGTAACTCTGCGTCACACACATGGTCGTACATGTTGGTTACATTCACATACCCACGTGTATCCAGTGCGATATCCGGATAAGCGTGGCTCTTCACATCAACAACAAGTCACATGCTATTCCTTTAAAGACGTAAATAACTGGTGGATTATTAAGCGCCCACATCGAGAAGATTTAGTCGTCGGGAATGAGTTGGATGTTATACGTCATGGAGATATTATTCAATTAGTACATGGGATCACCAGCCGTGGCCTCAACTCTCATGACGTGGCCGCACCCATGACCCCACAATGTCAGGAAGTCTCATGTTATATCGActatgaaattaaaatgcctGGCGAGTTATTGTGGCGTGTGGAAATTTTGAACCGCGAGACG GAAGGAAACATATGGCATGCCATTAAATCGGAAGTGCGACTAATCCATCATACCACGGGTGCAGCGTTACGTTTTAGCGGGCGTCAACTTCCAGAATGGGGTTTTAATCAACATGAAGTGGTGGCAGATCGGAACGTGGAGCACAAAGACGCAATATGgaatgttgaagaacatcgttATACAAAAA CAGAGGACCAGCGTGAACGGGAACGACAACTGCTTAAAGCTGAGATGATTCCAACGAAAAAGACGAAGCTAacttttttagcaaaattcttcgaattgcaaacgaaaatgcTTTGGGGCACAAAACAGCTAGATACCCACATGTATAGCTCCTCGCCCCTCGAATGGCCATTGTTAGATAAAGGCATTGCTTATTGGGTTGACACAAAAACTGGCAGTCAGATACATTTGCTGGGTAACATAATTATTTGGTACACCGGAACTGCAGGACTGTTTTTGTATATCTTACTGAATATATTCTATGTACTACGTCGACGACGCCTCCATTTCGATCTGCCAGAAAATGAATGGCACCGATTCCGCCAAGTCGGCGACATCTTTTTAGTTGCGTACTTTATACATTACTTACCATATTTTACAATGGATCGTGCATTGTTTTTGCATAACTATCTACCTGCCTTCCTATTCAAACTCTTACTGTTATGCTATGTACTTGAGCACATTGACTATTTGCTACGATTATACTGTTATGTTAATTGTAAATATAACGTTAAAGGTACTTTGCAGCCACAGCGGATTTGGTTAGTCCGAAGCTATCGTCTGTGTATTTTAATATGGCTTGTATCTGTTATATGGGTCTTTATAAAATTCTTGCCATTAACCTATGGCATGCAAAAACTGAGCCCGCAGAAGGTGATCAGTTTACGGTGGAAAGACACTTGGGACTTTATAATACAAGTCCACAAGTCTACGAGTAATCGGATTTAA